A stretch of the Bacillota bacterium genome encodes the following:
- a CDS encoding glycosyltransferase family 4 protein — MCEYHDCHIISFGDPTAGERAKQLRREMPSLGIIDVFPAARGLKAHLRRAGAAVRLLPPPVGPYLDGQFVSALRNLTRQQRFNVVFYDVIVMAPYRRIAPDIPSIHSPNDATSRSYERLALEEANFLRRAYLRLCMLLLRRYERCNYRHFSAVHVVSPVDGQYLQNLDQSMKVRVIPIAVDDRFLRYEVPALSRNYGRPPRLLFSGNLAIRGILTGLLGFIDRGLPRVLVEFPDAEFIILSGGSMPDSLATKASHIPAIKVIQWAADYLEAVAQADVVVAPDRSGTGLKNRVLQAMALGRPVVGSSIALEGFDVVNGVHAVKCDSPEEMGEAVARLFRDEKFCRSIGNAARGLVRDLYAAEVIAAEWRALFEEIGDRPSGVGVG, encoded by the coding sequence ATGTGCGAATACCACGACTGCCATATTATCTCCTTTGGAGATCCGACAGCCGGGGAACGGGCAAAGCAACTGAGAAGGGAGATGCCGTCCTTAGGCATCATTGATGTGTTCCCCGCGGCACGCGGGCTTAAGGCGCACCTCAGGCGAGCCGGAGCCGCGGTTAGGTTACTGCCCCCACCTGTCGGGCCGTATCTCGATGGCCAGTTCGTGTCTGCTTTGCGAAATTTAACCCGGCAGCAGCGCTTTAATGTCGTGTTTTATGATGTAATCGTTATGGCCCCTTATAGACGGATAGCCCCTGATATCCCGTCCATACACTCACCAAACGATGCTACGTCGCGCTCGTATGAGCGGCTAGCGCTCGAGGAAGCCAACTTCTTGAGACGGGCGTATCTTCGGCTGTGCATGTTGCTCCTGCGGCGTTACGAAAGATGCAATTATCGCCATTTCTCGGCTGTGCACGTTGTCTCGCCCGTGGATGGGCAATACCTCCAGAACCTGGATCAGTCCATGAAAGTTCGCGTAATTCCTATTGCAGTTGACGATAGATTTCTGCGCTATGAGGTCCCTGCGTTGTCACGCAATTATGGCAGGCCACCGCGTCTGCTTTTCTCGGGTAACCTGGCGATTAGGGGAATTTTGACGGGATTGCTAGGTTTCATCGACCGGGGGCTGCCCCGGGTGCTCGTTGAGTTCCCGGATGCCGAATTCATCATACTTAGTGGCGGTAGCATGCCTGATTCTCTGGCGACGAAAGCCTCACACATTCCTGCGATCAAGGTTATCCAGTGGGCGGCGGATTATCTCGAAGCTGTCGCTCAGGCAGACGTTGTTGTTGCCCCCGACCGTAGTGGCACGGGGCTAAAGAACCGAGTCCTCCAAGCGATGGCCCTTGGGCGTCCCGTGGTTGGTTCTTCGATTGCGCTGGAGGGGTTTGATGTCGTGAACGGGGTTCATGCAGTCAAATGTGATAGTCCAGAAGAGATGGGGGAAGCGGTAGCCCGGCTATTTCGAGATGAGAAATTCTGTCGCAGCATCGGCAATGCCGCCAGGGGCCTAGTCCGAGACTTATATGCTGCAGAGGTCATCGCCGCGGAGTGGCGTGCTCTGTTTGAAGAAATTGGGGATAGGCCGAGCGGTGTCGGTGTTGGGTGA
- a CDS encoding glycosyltransferase translates to MLRRMHLLPKRPVVLAPRGEFSQGALSLKGIKKRLYISLAKSLGLYSGIMWQASSEYEMGDILSIFGTKATKERVSVQIAPDLPPLPPQDSELLGGRPIKQVGSARIVFLSRIARMKNLDFAIESLMKVKGKVGFDIYGPIEDQSYWEECQNLIRLLPDNIQASYCGIVPPDRVPEIFPRYHLFLFPTRGENFGHVILEALNAGCPVLTSDQTPWNNLTAKKAGWNLPLSKPEQFRAALDELIFMDNRAFNEMSRRARDYGRSFSENPDLVRANRELFLKALGM, encoded by the coding sequence ATGTTAAGACGCATGCATCTACTTCCGAAAAGGCCGGTGGTGCTGGCGCCGCGTGGGGAATTCTCTCAGGGTGCCCTGTCACTAAAGGGCATCAAGAAGCGCCTTTATATTTCTTTGGCGAAGAGTCTTGGCTTGTACAGCGGAATCATGTGGCAGGCATCAAGCGAATATGAGATGGGGGATATCCTTTCGATTTTCGGCACTAAAGCAACGAAGGAAAGGGTATCGGTTCAGATAGCCCCGGATTTGCCTCCTCTACCACCTCAGGATTCCGAGTTATTAGGGGGAAGGCCTATCAAGCAGGTAGGCTCAGCACGCATAGTGTTTCTTTCCCGTATTGCGCGCATGAAGAATCTAGACTTCGCCATTGAGTCGCTGATGAAGGTTAAGGGGAAGGTGGGTTTCGATATTTACGGCCCTATCGAAGACCAATCATATTGGGAAGAATGTCAGAACCTAATCAGGCTATTGCCGGACAATATCCAAGCAAGCTACTGTGGGATAGTGCCCCCCGACCGTGTTCCGGAAATCTTCCCCCGATATCATTTGTTCTTGTTTCCCACTCGTGGAGAGAACTTCGGGCATGTAATCCTGGAAGCACTAAATGCAGGATGCCCGGTTTTGACTAGTGATCAGACCCCTTGGAATAACTTGACTGCAAAAAAGGCAGGATGGAATCTGCCGTTGTCCAAGCCCGAGCAATTTCGTGCGGCCTTGGATGAGTTAATCTTCATGGATAACCGTGCATTCAATGAAATGTCCCGGCGAGCGCGGGACTATGGAAG